One window of the Eucalyptus grandis isolate ANBG69807.140 chromosome 8, ASM1654582v1, whole genome shotgun sequence genome contains the following:
- the LOC104414583 gene encoding auxin-induced protein 22D produces MGSGGGGFEKDLNMEATELRLGLPGTASSTAVTDQEPEARQARNNKRSLVDRREEEASEDASRALPKDHDSAPSSKAQIVGWPPIRSYRKNTLQTKKTEAETSSSGIYVKVSMDGAPYLRKIDLNVYKGYSDLLKALQNMFKFTIGEYSEREGYKGSEFAPTYEDKDGDWMLVGDVPWEMFMTSCKRLRIMRGSEARGLGCAV; encoded by the exons ATGGGAAGCGGTGGTGGTGGTTTTGAGAAGGATCTGAACATGGAGGCCACTGAGCTCAGGTTGGGCTTGCCGGGCACAGCTTCATCAACAGCAGTAACAGATCAAGAGCCCGAGGCTAGGCAGGCGAGGAACAACAAGAGGTCGTTGGTCGACAGGCGCGAGGAGGAGGCCTCAGAGGATGCTTCTCGGGCTCTTCCAAAGGACCATGACTCTGCTCCTTCTTCAAA AGCACAAATCGTTGGGTGGCCGCCCATCAGATCTTACAGGAAGAACACCCTTCAGACGAAGAAGACAGAGGCTGAAACATCTTCATCTGGGATTTATGTGAAGGTGAGCATGGATGGAGCACCATACCTCAGGAAGATTGACCTCAATGTCTACAAGGGTTACTCGGATCTCCTCAAGGCCTTACAGAACATGTTCAAGTTCACCattg GGGAATATTCAGAGAGAGAAGGCTACAAGGGGTCAGAATTTGCACCCACTTATGAGGACAAGGATGGTGACTGGATGCTTGTGGGAGACGTTCCATGGGAGATGTTCATGACATCTTGCAAAAGGCTGAGAATCATGAGAGGATCTGAAGCTAGAGGACTGGGATGTGCTGTATGA
- the LOC104414585 gene encoding rRNA-processing protein EFG1 isoform X2: MAHGGYGKRRVKPAGRRSKAPGVEKKPKAVSLKNQIRSVERMLRKDLPPEVREAQEKKLEGLKKQQEIHSRLAVEKKIFLRDRKIKFFERRKIERRVRRLEKMQRTSSGPEQDAAIAEQLSKLKEDLEYVRFFPKTEKYVSLFSGGDESDMVDRRNGLRKQIKANLIAAAASGKDLEETGSEDDGLLDLSEDDFFLAGSSSDEANADDEWTDKSLREQASSASGKAASGVSSDEKNQSQVSAQALMPPPRPSNKSFSASVHGKSRFGSTSRTNQSVRRAEVSTSSNTSNSTSRSFHARGSSNSRTGLSSNLSSNSDAHKPRRKRRPKKKKQQA; encoded by the exons ATGGCGCACGGCGGATACGGCAAGCGGCGGGTCAAGCCCGCCGGCCGCCGGTCGAAGGCGCCGGGGGTGGAGAAGAAGCCGAAGGCCGTCTCGCTCAAGAACCAGATTCGCAGCGTCGAGCGGATGCTTCGCAAG GATCTTCCTCCTGAAGTGAGAGAGGCACAGGAAAAGAAGTTAGAAGGACTCAAGAAACAGCAGGAAATTCATTCTCGTCTAGCTGTTGAGAAAAAGATATTCCTACGAGATAGAAAGATTAAATTTTTTG agagaagaaagatagaAAGAAGAGTAAGACGGTTAGAGAAAATGCAACGCACTTCATCTGGTCCAGAACAAGATGCTGCAATTGCTGAACAGCTATCTAAATTGAAAGAAGATCTGGAATATGTCAGG TTCTTTCCCAAGACAGAGAAGTATGTATCTTTATTCTCTGGAGGTGATGAGTCAGACATGGTTGATAGGAGAAATGGATTGCGTAAGCAGATAAAAGCTAACTTAATTGCTGCTGCAGCCAGTGGGAAAGATTTGGAAG AGACTGGAAGTGAGGACGATGGACTTTTGGATCTAAGTGAGGATGACTTCTTCCTTGCTGGAAGTTCAAGTGATGAAGCTAATGCAGATGATGAATGGACAGATAAAAGTTTGAG GGAGCAGGCTTCTAGTGCTTCAGGAAAAGCAGCATCTGGTGTGTCAAGCGATGAAAAAAATCAG AGTCAGGTTTCTGCTCAAGCTTTAATGCCTCCTCCTAGGCcatcaaacaagtcattttCAGCATCTGTTCATGGTAAATCAAGGTTTGGCTCTACATCAAGGACAAATCAGTCTGTTCGAAGAGCTGAAGTGTCTACATCAAGCAACACATCAAACAGCACAAGCAGATCTTTTCATGCAAGGGGATCCTCAAACTCAAGGACTGGTCTTAGTAGTAACTTGAGTTCAAATTCTGATGCCCATAAACCTCGAAGAAAAAgaaggccaaagaagaaaaaacaacag GCATGA
- the LOC104414585 gene encoding rRNA-processing protein EFG1 isoform X1: MAHGGYGKRRVKPAGRRSKAPGVEKKPKAVSLKNQIRSVERMLRKDLPPEVREAQEKKLEGLKKQQEIHSRLAVEKKIFLRDRKIKFFERRKIERRVRRLEKMQRTSSGPEQDAAIAEQLSKLKEDLEYVRFFPKTEKYVSLFSGGDESDMVDRRNGLRKQIKANLIAAAASGKDLEETGSEDDGLLDLSEDDFFLAGSSSDEANADDEWTDKSLREQASSASGKAASGVSSDEKNQSQVSAQALMPPPRPSNKSFSASVHGKSRFGSTSRTNQSVRRAEVSTSSNTSNSTSRSFHARGSSNSRTGLSSNLSSNSDAHKPRRKRRPKKKKQQYGC; this comes from the exons ATGGCGCACGGCGGATACGGCAAGCGGCGGGTCAAGCCCGCCGGCCGCCGGTCGAAGGCGCCGGGGGTGGAGAAGAAGCCGAAGGCCGTCTCGCTCAAGAACCAGATTCGCAGCGTCGAGCGGATGCTTCGCAAG GATCTTCCTCCTGAAGTGAGAGAGGCACAGGAAAAGAAGTTAGAAGGACTCAAGAAACAGCAGGAAATTCATTCTCGTCTAGCTGTTGAGAAAAAGATATTCCTACGAGATAGAAAGATTAAATTTTTTG agagaagaaagatagaAAGAAGAGTAAGACGGTTAGAGAAAATGCAACGCACTTCATCTGGTCCAGAACAAGATGCTGCAATTGCTGAACAGCTATCTAAATTGAAAGAAGATCTGGAATATGTCAGG TTCTTTCCCAAGACAGAGAAGTATGTATCTTTATTCTCTGGAGGTGATGAGTCAGACATGGTTGATAGGAGAAATGGATTGCGTAAGCAGATAAAAGCTAACTTAATTGCTGCTGCAGCCAGTGGGAAAGATTTGGAAG AGACTGGAAGTGAGGACGATGGACTTTTGGATCTAAGTGAGGATGACTTCTTCCTTGCTGGAAGTTCAAGTGATGAAGCTAATGCAGATGATGAATGGACAGATAAAAGTTTGAG GGAGCAGGCTTCTAGTGCTTCAGGAAAAGCAGCATCTGGTGTGTCAAGCGATGAAAAAAATCAG AGTCAGGTTTCTGCTCAAGCTTTAATGCCTCCTCCTAGGCcatcaaacaagtcattttCAGCATCTGTTCATGGTAAATCAAGGTTTGGCTCTACATCAAGGACAAATCAGTCTGTTCGAAGAGCTGAAGTGTCTACATCAAGCAACACATCAAACAGCACAAGCAGATCTTTTCATGCAAGGGGATCCTCAAACTCAAGGACTGGTCTTAGTAGTAACTTGAGTTCAAATTCTGATGCCCATAAACCTCGAAGAAAAAgaaggccaaagaagaaaaaacaacag TATGGATGTTGA
- the LOC104414589 gene encoding adenosylhomocysteinase 1, with amino-acid sequence MALPVERTTCSCQNKVKDMSQADFGRHEIELVEVQMLALMSCRSVFGPLQPLQGARITGSLHMTSQTAVLIETLTALGAEVRWCSCNIFSTQDHAAAAIARDSAAVFAWKGETLQGYWWCIERALDWGSGGGPDLIISDGGDAILLIHVGVKAEEAYENTGSLPDPASTESPELQIVLTIIRDGLETDPKRYHKMKERLVGVSEATATAVERLYRMQANGTLLFPVINVRDTVAKAKFQNLCGCRPSGPDGLLMATDVEIAGKVAVVCGYGDVGKDCATALRKSGACVIVTEIDPIRALQALMEGIPVLTLEDVVSEADIFAVTAGGSKGIITVDHMRKMKNNAIICNIGPFNNAIDMSGLETFPGVKRVTFNPQTDRWVFPDTESGVIVLAEGRLVNLGHPSSVISSCTFTNQVMAQLELWVERDTGKYEKKVYAMPKHLDEKVASLHLAKLGGKLTKLSKEHAD; translated from the exons ATGGCGTTGCCAGTGGAGAGAACCACATGCAGCTGCCAGAACAAGGTCAAGGACATGTCGCAGGCCGACTTCGGCCGCCACGAGATCGAGCTCGTGGAGGTCCAAATGCTGGCGCTCATGTCCTGCCGCTCCGTGTTCGGCCCCTTGCAGCCCCTCCAGGGTGCGAGGATCACCGGCTCCCTCCACATGACCTCCCAGACCGCCGTCCTCATTGAGACCCTCACCGCCCTCGGTGCCGAGGTCCGCTGGTGCTCGTGCAACATCTTCTCCACCCAGGACCACGCGGCGGCAGCCATCGCTCGTGACTCCGCTGCCGTCTTTGCCTGGAAGGGTGAGACCCTGCAGGGGTACTGGTGGTGCATCGAGCGGGCCCTTGACTGGGGCTCCGGCGGCGGCCCCGACCTGATCATCAGCGATGGGGGCGACGCTATCCTCCTTATCCACGTGGGCGTCAAGGCGGAGGAGGCCTACGAGAACACCGGGAGTCTCCCCGACCCAGCGTCCACCGAAAGCCCGGAGTTGCAGATCGTGCTGACCATAATCAGGGACGGGTTGGAGACCGATCCGAAGAGGTACCACAAGATGAAGGAGAGACTCGTCGGAGTCTCCGAGGCCACCGCCACTGCTGTCGAGAGGTTGTACCGGATGCAGGCCAATGGGACTCTCTTATTCCCCGTTATTAATGTCAGAGACACTGTCGCCAAGGCCAAG TTTCAAAACTTGTGCGGTTGCCGCCCCTCTGGGCCTGACGGTCTACTGATGGCCACCGACGTCGAGATCGCTGGGAAAGTTGCTGTGGTCTGTGGATACGGAGACGTGGGCAAGGACTGCGCCACTGCCCTCAGGAAGTCCGGTGCTTGTGTCATCGTGACCGAGATCGATCCCATCCGGGCTCTCCAAGCTCTCATGGAAGGCATCCCGGTCCTAACCCTCGAGGATGTTGTCTCCGAGGCCGACATCTTTGCTGTCACTGCCGGCGGCAGCAAGGGCATCATCACGGTCGACCacatgaggaagatgaagaacaaCGCCATCATCTGCAACATCGGTCCCTTCAATAACGCTATTGACATGTCCGGCCTCGAGACCTTCCCAGGCGTGAAGCGCGTCACCTTCAATCCTCAGACGGACAGGTGGGTCTTCCCCGACACCGAGTCGGGCGTCATTGTCTTGGCGGAGGGACGCCTCGTGAACTTGGGCCACCCTAGCTCGGTGATTTCCTCCTGCACCTTCACGAACCAGGTAATGGCGCAGCTGGAGCTGTGGGTGGAAAGGGACACCGGCAAGTATGAGAAGAAGGTCTACGCCATGCCCAAGCACCTGGACGAGAAGGTGGCCAGTCTTCACCTCGCCAAGCTCGGCGGTAAGCTCACCAAGCTTAGCAAGGAGCATGCCGACTAG